The nucleotide window CATGCCGGAACGGTCGATCATTAATCGGACATTTTTACAGATGGCACTGGCCCACGGACTGGACGCCCCGATTGCCAATCCCGGCGATCGGGGTATGACGGATGCATTGGCCGCCTACCGTGTGCTGGCGGGATACGATGACGGGGCGCGGGAATGGATCGCCCGGGCTCGTAAAGTACAAGACGAGGCCGAGGCACCGTCGCCCGTCTCGACGATTTTGGCGGCGATTGTCGACGGACTGGAAGCGGAAACGCTGCGACTGACAAAAGAACTGCTCGCCCGTAAAGCGCCGCTTGACGTGGTCAATGAGGATCTTATCGGCGCATTGAACGAGGTGGGACGACGTTTTGAAACGCAGGAACTGTTTTTGCCACAACTGATCCGGGCCTCGCAAACCGCACAAGTTGCGTTTGCCGAAGTCAAACGGGTACTGGAGGCCAAGGGAGAAACGGCCGCCGATCGCGGCACGATTATTCTTGCGACGGTACGGCACGATGTGCATGATATCGGCAAAAATATTGTCAAAGTCGTACTGGAAAACTACGGCTATCGAATCATCGACCTCGGCAAAGACGTGCCGCCCCAAGCGATCCTCGATGCCTGTCGCACCTATCATGCACGACTAGTCGGCTTGAGTGCGCTGATGACGACGACGGTTGCCTCCATGCAGGAAACCATCGCCTTGCTCAAACGGGAGATTCCCGACGTGCAAGTGGTGGTCGGCGGTGCCGTACTCAATGAACGCTACGCGGCCGACATTGGTGCGGACCGGTATGCGGCACACCCCGCGGCCATGGCCGATATTGCGGCGGCGTTTTTCGGCACCCGGGAAGATCCGATGCGGCAGGCGGTATCGCGGGAAGACAGGCGGCAGTAGCGGCAGCCGCGATCGCGCCGCGGGTAAAAGACTACGTATTCACCTCGGCGGCATATCCCGATCCTCTGCACCAATTACAATTACAAAAATTGGGATTGCAGGGTGCGTTACATTATGATTTCACGTTGGCGCAAGGACTTGGCTTGACGTTGGGGTTGTCCCTGCTTGATGCATCACTTGATATGTTGAATGAAATGCGGACGTTTGGTGCCGTCGGTGTGACGGTGGCCGAAGACGGTCCGGGTAAAGGAAGGCAGCGAAAGGAAGTGCTCTGATGGAGCAAGCATTGTACTTGGATCCCGTGAGTGGGATCAGCGGCAATATGTTTGTTGGGACGTTGCTTGATTTGGGAGTGCCACGGATTTGGCTGACCAATGAGTTACAAAAACTCGGCCTTGACGACTACGAGTTGATTTTTGAAAAGGTCAACAAGAGAGGCATCACGGCGACGTATTTTAACGTTGACGTAAAGGAAACAACCACGCATCGTCATTTACCGGATATTTTAACCATTTTGGCGCGTGCCGATTGGTCGGGGAGCGCGAAACAACGCGCGGCATCCATTTTCTGGTCACTGGCACTGGCGGAAAGCAGAGCCCATGGGATTGCGCCAGAGGACGTGCATTTTCATGAAGTCGGCGCGGTCGATTGCATTATCGATTGCGCGTTGATTGCGCTCGGTTTGGAATATTTGGACATCGATATTGTATTAACCGGGCCGGTGGCCACCGGTTCGGGTACGATTCGCGCGGCGCACGGCGAACTTTCGATTCCAGCACCCGCAACGCGATTTTTGTTGCAGGGGTTTCCGACGATCACCGGAACGCCCGACTATGAACTCACTACACCGACCGGTGCGGCGGCGCTTGCGACATTTGCCATTCCGGTAGAAAAACGTCCGTCTGAATTGGTGATTGATCGTGTCGGCTACGGCGCAGGGACGTATGATTTCGTTGCGTCCAATACATTGGGAGGCTACTACGGCCAGTTGTTGCCTGTGCAGCGCTGGCAGGTGCCGGCGCCCTACATTTTCGGCCAAAATCCTTGAAATTTTGTGACATAGCAGTGTTCTGCTATGTCACTTTTTTGTTAAACGATTTTTGGTAAAGAAAAAACTTTCTTGACAAAAAAATACTCGTTTGCTATTCTTATATAGTAACTTAACTGGTCATTGACATGACAAAATCGGTGTGTTACAATTGCATCTGTTGATGTGCGGGAATAGCTCAGTGGTAGAGCATCGCCTTGCCAAGGCGAGGGTCGCGAGTTCGAATCTCGTTTCCCGCTCCATTATTCCCTGATAGCTCAGTTGGTAGAGCAATCGGCTGTTAACCGATCGGTCGTAGGTTCGAGTCCTACTCAGGGAGCCATAGGGGTGTAGCCAAGCGGTAAGGCAGCGGACTCTGACTCCGCCATGCGCAGGTTCGAATCCTTCCACCCCTGCCACGTGATCCATTAGCTCAGTTGGTAGAGCACCTGACTTTTAATCAGGGTGTCCCGCGTTCGAGTCGCGGATGGATCACCACTTTTTTCTGGCCCGTTGGTCAAGTGGTTAAGACACCGCCCTCTCAAGGCGGGATCGGTGGGTTCAAATCCCCCACGGGTCACCAATTCATTTTAACCTTGGGGAACAATTTTATACACGGCCCGTTGGTCAAGTGGTTAAGACACCGCCCTTTCACGGCGGTATCGGGGGTTCGAATCCCCCACGGGTCACCATTTTATATGGGCGATTAGCTCAGCTGGGAGAGCGCCTGCCTTACAAGCAGGATGTCGGCAGTTCGATCCTGTCATCGCCCACCATCTATGGCCCGGTGGTGTAGTGGTTAACATGCCGCCCTGTCACGGCGGAGATCGTCGGTTCAAATCCGATCCGGGTCGCCATTTTTCTTTTTGCCTCGGTAGCTCAGTCGGTAGAGCAGAGGACTGAAAATCCTCGTGTCGGCAGTTCGATTCTGCCCTGAGGCACCATTTTTTCACAGCTTGCGGCTGTGGCGGAACAGGCAGACGCGCTATCTTGAGGGGGTAGTGGAGGTAACTCCGTGTGAGTTCAAGTCTCACCAGCCGCACCAACTACATATTACCCACGCGGTTGTGGCGGAACTGGCAGACGCGCTGTCTTCAGGCGGCAGTGGAGCAATCCGTGAGAGTTCGAGTCTCTCCAACCGCACCATTTAACAAGAACCGGGCATAGCCCGGATTTTTATACGTAAATGGCAAAACAGGCAATAAAAAAAGAGCTTTTCAAAGCTCTTTTTTTATTGCGCGGATTCATTTTCAACGGCATTCAAATTACTGTGCTTGCGACCGTAAGCGAAGTAAATGATCACGCCCAGGACAAACCACGCGGTAAAAAGCTCCAGCGTGTGGGCGGAGAGTTGTGAAAATATGTAGAGGCAGGAGAAAAAACCGAGCGGCGCGATCAGCCACACGGCGGGACAGACGAAACGCCGCTTTACATCGGGATAGCGTTTGCGCAAAATCAACAATCCGCTGCACGAGCAGAGAAAAGCGAAAATGGTGCCGGCGCTGCACATTTCGGCAACGATATGAATCGGCGTGAAGCCGGCGATGAAAGCCACGGCTGTTCCGACGATTAATGTAATGCGATACGGCGTGCGGTACACGGGGTGAACACGGCACAATGATTCGGGAATCAGACCGTCGCGACTCATCGCGTAAAAGGCGCGGGTTTGCGCATAGATCATGACCAAGAGCACGGTCGACAGGCCGCAAATGGCACCGGTGCCGATGATGGCCGAGCCGAGACGCAAGCCGATTTTTTGCAAGACAAAGGAGGCGGGGGCCGCGGTGTCGAGTTCCGGATACGGAACGACACCGGTCATGACGGCACTGACGGCGATGTACAAAAGCGTGGTCAGTGTCAGCGCGGCGATAATGCCGATTGGCATATCGCGACCCGGATTGCGCGCTTCTTCCGCCGCGGTGGAAAGCGAATCAAATCCCAGGTACGAGAAAAACAGCACGGCAGTACCGGCGGATACGCCTGCCCAGCCGTACGGTAAGAACGGAGTCCAGTTTTGCGGATTAATATGCGGTCCCGCCAAGAGCAGGAAGAGGAAAATCGTGCCCAGCTTGACAAAGACCAGCACGCGGTTAGCGCCGGCGCTTTCCCGAATGCCGCGCAGCAGGAAAAATAAAACGACGCCGACGATCAACATGGCGGGCAAGTTCATCAGGCCGCCTTCGGCGGGAACGGTCGTGAGTACTTTCGGCAAATGAATGCCGATGTCCGCCAAAATACTTGTAAAATAGGCCGACCAGCCGCCGGCCACAGCGCTTGCGCCGACAGTGTACTCTAAAATAAGCGACCAGCCGACGAGCCAGCCGAAAATTTCACCGAGTGAGACATACGCGTAGGTGTACGACGAGCCCGCGACCGGAATGAACGACGCGAGTTCCGAGTAAGCGAGGCAGACGAACGTGCAGACGATGGCGGCGAGCACGAAGGAAAGCATCAAGCCGGGACCCGCGTATTCGGCGGCGACGATGCCTGTCAAAACAAAGATGCCTGTACCGATCATAACGCCTAAGCCCAGTAGGGTAATATCCAGTGCCGTCAGCGATCGCCGCAATTTGCGATCTTCGCCTTGCGCGGCGATTTCCTCCAGCAAACTGCGCAGATTTTTAGTGCGGAAAATAGACAAAATAACACTTCCTCGTTAATATAAATTTATTTCTATTTTAGGGATATTTATTTCCAAATGCAAGCATTGGAAATAAAAAAAGTCTCGTCATTGACGAGACTTTTTGCAGTTTATCTTCGCAGCGGAGCAAGGTATGCGGCGAGGGACTCTGCCGCGGTTTTATTGTTCGTATCCGCTTCGCGAATAAAGATCCCTTTTTGCACGGCGGCATACGGCGCCAATTTGCGAATGCGCTTTACAGATTTACCGAGACCGCCGCCGCCACAGGAACAAATCGGATAAATCGTTTTGCCGGCCGTGTCGACATCGTGCAGAAAACGCATGACCGGTGTGGGAAGTTCCCACCACCACAGCGGATAGCAAAGAAGAATTTCACGGTAGGCGCTGCTATCGGGAATCTGACGCAGTTTCGGCAACTCGCCCGCGATGAGGCTCGCGCCGGAACGCATGACGCTCAGAATATAGTTTTCCGGATAGCGGGCGACTAAGTTCAACTCGCAAAGATCACCGCCGACTAACCTTTGGGCGAGACGGGCGAGCTGTTTGGAGTGACCGGTTTTTGAAAAATAAACAATCAGCGGGGTAGTCATGCTGCATGCTCCTTTCCAAAAAAATAGCGGACCCGCGAGGGTCCGCTATGCGGGTATATATTATTTTGTCAAGAAAGCGCGCGTGAACCAAATCTTCAGCGCATAGAATTCAACATGATCCTCCATCATGTTAGCCAAGAGGAAGTTGTCTTCTTTGTCCGCTTCTTCACGAATCTTCAATGCTTCATCGCGCATGAGCTCCAAGTCGCCCAAAAGGATTTCGAGAGTTTCTTTCACCGCATACGGTTTCGATTCGATTTCTTTGAGGCTGGCGATCTTCAGATATTCTTTGGCGGTAACAACCGGGAGTTCTCCCTGTTGTTTCATGAGTTCGGCAACCGCATCATAGTATTCAAATGCTTCATCGTAAATCTCTTCCAGGAATTCGTGGATGGCTTTGAACGGAATTCCTTCGACGTTGAAATGCAGGTTGTGAAGTTTAATGTTCCAAAGAGCCAAGTCAGCCAAATACTGGTTTACAGATTTTGCGTTTTTCATTATATAACTCCTCCTTAATACTAATCAGGCCACCCTTTTGTGTCCTTTTCTTGTCCTATGATTATTGTATCGCAATTTATAGATGTTTGCAAGAATCATGCTAATCATCGCAGTGAGCGCGGGTTGACAGAAAGGTTTTTCGGCAACGGGCGTCGAGAGTGTTCACTATCGTAGCCATACGATTTTGGCGCACCATCCGTTTGAAAATCTTTTTCAGGCGGATTCCGGTTTGTGAAACGGTCTGAAAAGTCATGCGGAAAATCCCGCCGGCAAAGGCGGCTGCGCGATGGATATATGCTATAATAAAATAATAAAAATAATGAAAACAGGGAATATCCCGAGGGAGTGGCAACATGGTTTCGTATTTGGTAATTCTTTTGGTCGCTTTGGCCTTTTTATTGGTATGTCGTCTTTTCTTTTACAAGCCCGCGCCGCGCCGACGCGCTCCGTATGTACCGCAAGCGTCACGTCGTCGGCATGCGCAGGAAAAAGTGGTGCGCGAACGTCTGCAGACGCAGTCTGAACCGGCTTGGTCGTCGAGCACGGTCGATACCACCGTGGTTCAATCCGCGGACGCACCGTCGGTTGTCAAAGAGGGGCAGGAAACCCGCGAATTGCCGCGCCTTTCCCCGACCGCTGAAAGTGAACCGGGACGGGACGAATTGGCGCAAACGCAAATTGTCAATCGCGAAAACTTAAAGGAACTCGTGCAAAGCGCGACGAAGCCGGAACCGGCGACGGCGACGGCGGGCGCAGTACGTGAAAAAGAGCCCGTACAGCAGCTCGCAGCGGCGCCTGAAATTACCGATACATTGGAAGACGCGCAGTCGTTATTGCGTCGGCAGGTGCGTCATTTTCTGGTGCGGTATGCGACCATCAGTCCGGATATGGCGGACGATGTGGAGCGTGTGACGGCGTTGGCGTTTGCCAAGTTGGGTGACGTGGACGACAGCGAGATCCAAGATATGATCGCCCATATTATGGTGCAGGAAGCGTTGCAAAATGCGCAACGCGTCTATGTTATGACTCCGGATGATACCGTTTTGGAAATGGTCACCGACGCCTTTGCCGAAGTGGCTTTGGGAGAACGCGCCGAAACGCAGACCTTATTGGCGTACGATGCCTTGGCGGCGATGACGCATTTGGAGCAGGGTCATTACCGCATCTTGGCGTTGCTGCTTTTGTTCCATTACTCGCGTCACGCGGATAATATCAGCGCGGCGGCATTTCGCCGTTACTCGAAAAAATATGTGCAGCCCTTACTGCAGGATTTGCCGACGGAGTACAGCTACTATCAGCAACTTGAATATTTGCGTTGTACCAGCATGGCGCGCAAGGATTTGCCGCTCGGACAGGTGTTGCGCGAATCGTATCCGTACTTCTTCAGCTACATGGGTTTTACTAAAGAAGAATTGGCGTCCGCGCTCGGCGGCGAACGTTTGCCGGCGCAATACCTCGTGCGCTCGGCGTACGGCGATTACTATAAGCTGGCGGTCACCGATGCCGGCGAATTGCCCGACTTTTTCCGGACAGTCAATATTACCGATGAAGCCACGCGCAACCAACTGACAGAGCTGATGCAATCGCGACCTGTCGTATATGAACGGAGCGCGGTGACCAAAGTGCTGCGGACCGTGTCGCCGACCCTGGCACGGCTCGCCGACGCGTGGGACAGCAGCATGATGCGCCGCTCCGCGCCGACACTTTTAGGCATGTATATCGGCAAACTTTATTTGAAAGAAGAAATTCAGGAAGATTTTGATCTGTCACGCTGGCTATAAGAAAACGGAGGTACCGGGGTGGGAGTTTTTGACATCATCGGTCCGGTGATGATCGGGCCGTCGAGCTCGCATACGGCGGGCGCGGCGCGTTTAGGACGCTTGGCTCGATACTTATTGGGCGAATCGCCGATCAAGGCGGAGATTACTTTCTACGGTTCGTTTGCGCAAACGTATCGAGGACACGGGACGGACCGCGCCTGTGTGGCCGGACTCTTGGATTGGGCGCCGGATGACCCGCGCTTGCGCGATGCGTTGACGATGGCCCCCGAACTGGGGCTGCAGGTGACGATTGCGGCCTCTGCGGCGGAAACGGAACACCCGAATACGGTGCGCTTTCGTTTGACCGGTGGCAGCGGGAAAGTACGCGAATTGATGGGCGTATCCACCGGCGGCGGCCGGATTCGCATGCGTGAGTTTGACGGCTACTCGGTCGATTTGGACGGCTCCAGTCACACGCTTTTGACGCGGCATAACGATCGACCGGGCATCGTGGCCTTTGTTTCGCAAATTTTAGCACTCCAGGATATTAATATTTCGGCGATGCGCCTGTTTCGACAGGAACGCAAACGCCTGGCGATGATGTTTATTGAAACGGATACACCGGTCGCCAACGCGACGCTGGCGGAGATCGCGGCGCATCCGGCGATTGAAGTTGTGCGGACGTTTCCGCCGGTGTGAGGAAAGGAGTCGACATGAGCTCATTACGGGAATTATGGGAACAGGCGACAGCGGCCGATCAACGTGTCGGCGATTTTGTCGCGGCGCAGGAGGCGGCGGCCAATGAACAACCGTTGGTGGCGGTGCGGCACAAAATGCAGGATATGTTGGCCGCGTTTCGCGAGTCGGCCCAAACCGGCATCAGTGACGGCGGCAGTTCGCCGAGCGGTTTGACAGGTGGGGATGCCTTGCGCATGCGCGATGCGGCCCCGCATTTTTTGAACGGTTATGCCTGGCGCGCGGCGACGCTCGGCATGGGCATTGCGGAAGCCAACGCGAAAATGCGCCGCATTGTGGCGTGCCCGACTGCGGGTTCATGCGGCATTTTGCCGGCGGTCGTGTTGACGTTGGCGGAACGTTTGGGTAGTAGCGATGATGACATTTTACGCGCGTTATTCACGGCCGCGGGTGTCGGTGACGTTATTGCGGAAAACGCGATGATTGCCGGTGCCGTCGGCGGTTGTCAGGCGGAATGCGGAACGGCCATCGCCATGGCCGGTGCGGCCGGTATTGAATTATGCAATGGCACGACCGAGCAGATGGATAACGCGGTCGCGTTGGGACTGAAAAATGTATTGGGGCTGGTTTGCGATCCGGTCGGCGGCCTGGTCGAAGTGCCGTGCGTCAAACGCAATGCGTTTCATGCGGTGCACTCGTTGGTGGCGATCGAGTTGGCGTTGGCCGGTGTGAAAAGTGCGATACCTGCGGATGAAGTGATCAGCGCGATGGCGGAGATCGGACACATGATGCCCAAATCATTGCGTGAACGCAGCGAAGCGGGGCTTGCGACAACGCCTACGGGCAAAGCGTGGGCGCGCAAGATTCGCGAACAGTGATACCGTTTTTTACCCGTCGCTATCCATTACCCGAAAGGGTTCGAGTATTACTGCGGGCATTGGAGCAGGCGGGATTTGAGGCTTACGCCGTGGGCGGATGCGTGCGCGATACATTGCTCGAGCGCGCGCCGCACGACTGGGATATCACGACGGCCGCCACTCCGGACGAAGTGGAGCGAGTGTTTGCCGACCCGCCGTTTCGAGTGGTCGGAACGGTGGGTCGCGCATTCGGCGTGTCCCTGGTCGAATGTGCGGGCGTAACCTATGAGGTCGCCACTTTCCGCGGGGAAGAATACGGAGCGGACAGTCACCGTCCGGAAAAAGTGTACTACGCCAAGCATTTGGCGGATGACCTGGCGCGGCGTGATTTTACCGTCAACGCCATGGCGTTTCGTTCCGACGGCACATTGATTGACCCTTATGACGGTCGCAAGGATTTGAAGAAAAAACGCTTGCAAACCGTCGGTGTTCCCGAAGAACGTTTTCGGGAAGACGCCTTGCGCTTGTTCCGCGCCTGCCGCTTTATCGCGCAGCTCGGATTTCGCCCGACGCGTGAATTGTGCGCGGCGATGCCGCAGGCGTTTTCGCGGGTCGCGGGACTTTCGCTGGAGCGCGTGCGCACCGAACTCGATCGGTTGCTGGTCGCGCCGTATGCCGGCCGCGGTTTGGATCTTTTCGTTCGCTCGGGATTGGCGGAGCAATCGTGTCGGGTACGCGAACAGGGAATCGATAAAACGGTTGCGATTTTACCGGAATTGAGTCATTTGCCCGAAACGCCGCAGGGACGTTTTCACGCCTACGACGCGTGGTTGCATACGCTGGTCGTTGTGGAGCACAGTCCCGCTACATTGGTGGCGCGCTATGCGGCGCTTTTCCATGACGTGGCGAAAGGCTTGCCCGGTATCCGCGGCTTTCATAAAGGCGATATTACCGATTACGGGCATGATGTGCGCAGCGCCGAAATGGCCAAAGCGGCGCTGACTCGTTTGCAATATCCGGCGACTATGGTAAAGCGTGTCGAGTTTTTAGTCGCTAATCATATGAAATATCATCAATACGCCAACACGGCGAACGCGAATGTGCGGCGTTGGCTGCGCCAATTGGCCCGCTCGGGAGCATTTCGTACCACGGTCGAACTGACCGAGGCGATGGACGAACTAAATGATCTGTGCGCGGCGGATGTGATCGGCTGCGGTCGGCCGCTCAGCGCTACCGACGGTCATCGCGCATTCGGCGGCGCGGTGCGTGCCGAGCTTACCACAATGCCGGTGCATACGCGAGACCTGCGGTACGATCAATCATTACCGAAACGTTATGGAAAAGACACGGCAACACTGTTGAAAGTTTTGCGCCAACGGGTGCAGGACGGAAATTTGACCAATGAGCCGGAAGCGTTGAGACTCGCCGCTGAGCGATACAGACTGAGGCAGGAAAGGAATGCGCATGACGAAGGAACGAGTGAGGAGTAAAGCCAAGCAACATAAAAAGCAGGAGCGGATACGCGTCGCGCTTCTCTTTATGGCATTGGCCGTGTTCGGCATTCTGATCTGCGGCAGGCTTTTTTATCTGCAGGTGGTGCGCGGCTCTTACTTTGCGGAACTCGATTTGGCGCAAGCGGAAGAAGTGCGGTCGTTGCAGTCGCCGCGCGGTACGATTTATGACCGCAACGGTAAAGTACTTGCCGTGAGCGCGGTCACGCTTTCGCTTTACGCGGATCCGCAAGAACTGAATCGGGACCCGCAGGTCTTGGCGCAGACATTGGCGCCGCTATTGTCCGTGCCGGAAGCCAAGCTCGCGGAAAAACTCGCGCAGACCAATCGTTTCGTGTGGTTGGAGCGGATGCTGGATAAAGACGTTTCCGATCAGGTCGAAGCGTTGATTGAACAGCAAAAGATTACCGGTTTGCATTTTCTTGAAGAGAGCAAACGTTACTATCCGAACGGCAATTTGCTGGCGCAGGTGCTGGGTTTCGTCGGCATCGATGACAAAGGTTTGGACGGTATAGAGATGGTGCTTGATCAGGAAATCAAAGGCGACAGCAAGCAGCAGACCATTATTACGTCGCGCTACGGAACGCCGATTTTGGAATCGACGCTTTCCCAACTTTTTCCCGATGAAGAACGCAGTGTCTATTTGACGATTGACGCGCAAATTCAATTTTTTGCGGAGCGTGCTCTCGATCGCGCCATGGGTACGACACGTGCGGCCGGCGGCTCGATTATTGTGATGGATCCGCGAACCGGCGAAATTTTGGCGATGGCCAATCGTCCGACGTATAATCCTAACCGGTTCGAGGAAGGTACGGAAGAAGATTTTCGTAATCGCGCGGTAACGGACTTGTATGAACCGGGTTCCACGTTCAAACCGATTATCGCGGCGGCGGCGTTGGCGTCGGGTTCGATGACACCGGAAACGGTCTTGCATGATACGGGAGCGGTGTATGCGTCGGGACACACGATTCAAAACTGGAACGGCGAAGGCTACGGTGACGTGCGCCT belongs to Negativicoccus succinicivorans and includes:
- a CDS encoding amino acid permease; the protein is MSIFRTKNLRSLLEEIAAQGEDRKLRRSLTALDITLLGLGVMIGTGIFVLTGIVAAEYAGPGLMLSFVLAAIVCTFVCLAYSELASFIPVAGSSYTYAYVSLGEIFGWLVGWSLILEYTVGASAVAGGWSAYFTSILADIGIHLPKVLTTVPAEGGLMNLPAMLIVGVVLFFLLRGIRESAGANRVLVFVKLGTIFLFLLLAGPHINPQNWTPFLPYGWAGVSAGTAVLFFSYLGFDSLSTAAEEARNPGRDMPIGIIAALTLTTLLYIAVSAVMTGVVPYPELDTAAPASFVLQKIGLRLGSAIIGTGAICGLSTVLLVMIYAQTRAFYAMSRDGLIPESLCRVHPVYRTPYRITLIVGTAVAFIAGFTPIHIVAEMCSAGTIFAFLCSCSGLLILRKRYPDVKRRFVCPAVWLIAPLGFFSCLYIFSQLSAHTLELFTAWFVLGVIIYFAYGRKHSNLNAVENESAQ
- a CDS encoding LarC family nickel insertion protein, with product MEQALYLDPVSGISGNMFVGTLLDLGVPRIWLTNELQKLGLDDYELIFEKVNKRGITATYFNVDVKETTTHRHLPDILTILARADWSGSAKQRAASIFWSLALAESRAHGIAPEDVHFHEVGAVDCIIDCALIALGLEYLDIDIVLTGPVATGSGTIRAAHGELSIPAPATRFLLQGFPTITGTPDYELTTPTGAAALATFAIPVEKRPSELVIDRVGYGAGTYDFVASNTLGGYYGQLLPVQRWQVPAPYIFGQNP
- a CDS encoding flavodoxin; amino-acid sequence: MTTPLIVYFSKTGHSKQLARLAQRLVGGDLCELNLVARYPENYILSVMRSGASLIAGELPKLRQIPDSSAYREILLCYPLWWWELPTPVMRFLHDVDTAGKTIYPICSCGGGGLGKSVKRIRKLAPYAAVQKGIFIREADTNNKTAAESLAAYLAPLRR
- the sdaAA gene encoding L-serine ammonia-lyase, iron-sulfur-dependent, subunit alpha; this encodes MSSLRELWEQATAADQRVGDFVAAQEAAANEQPLVAVRHKMQDMLAAFRESAQTGISDGGSSPSGLTGGDALRMRDAAPHFLNGYAWRAATLGMGIAEANAKMRRIVACPTAGSCGILPAVVLTLAERLGSSDDDILRALFTAAGVGDVIAENAMIAGAVGGCQAECGTAIAMAGAAGIELCNGTTEQMDNAVALGLKNVLGLVCDPVGGLVEVPCVKRNAFHAVHSLVAIELALAGVKSAIPADEVISAMAEIGHMMPKSLRERSEAGLATTPTGKAWARKIREQ
- a CDS encoding penicillin-binding transpeptidase domain-containing protein, giving the protein MTKERVRSKAKQHKKQERIRVALLFMALAVFGILICGRLFYLQVVRGSYFAELDLAQAEEVRSLQSPRGTIYDRNGKVLAVSAVTLSLYADPQELNRDPQVLAQTLAPLLSVPEAKLAEKLAQTNRFVWLERMLDKDVSDQVEALIEQQKITGLHFLEESKRYYPNGNLLAQVLGFVGIDDKGLDGIEMVLDQEIKGDSKQQTIITSRYGTPILESTLSQLFPDEERSVYLTIDAQIQFFAERALDRAMGTTRAAGGSIIVMDPRTGEILAMANRPTYNPNRFEEGTEEDFRNRAVTDLYEPGSTFKPIIAAAALASGSMTPETVLHDTGAVYASGHTIQNWNGEGYGDVRLVDIIKYSINTGFAMVGLRTGGDVLTDYAKRFGFGQPTGIELPGEGEGILFNPDDMRDSDIATMSIGQSIAVTPLQMLQAYGALANGGKMMKPHIISSIVNPDGTTYRTSKAEEVGQPITPEVDHTLVPMLEQVVSGGGGVKAQVNGYRLAGKTGTAQKLDTEHGGYLDGRYIASFIGFGPIEQPEAVCLVVLDDPEGVYYGGQIAAPVFAEVMGEIMRYRGIHPNVTDVADTGTAETAVLEPLTLTRTEEGKIIVPDFTGRRLRDVLEWANQAQVGVVPEGHGVVITQTPLAGLTLEDTRQIRVQLAE
- a CDS encoding CCA tRNA nucleotidyltransferase codes for the protein MGGCVRDTLLERAPHDWDITTAATPDEVERVFADPPFRVVGTVGRAFGVSLVECAGVTYEVATFRGEEYGADSHRPEKVYYAKHLADDLARRDFTVNAMAFRSDGTLIDPYDGRKDLKKKRLQTVGVPEERFREDALRLFRACRFIAQLGFRPTRELCAAMPQAFSRVAGLSLERVRTELDRLLVAPYAGRGLDLFVRSGLAEQSCRVREQGIDKTVAILPELSHLPETPQGRFHAYDAWLHTLVVVEHSPATLVARYAALFHDVAKGLPGIRGFHKGDITDYGHDVRSAEMAKAALTRLQYPATMVKRVEFLVANHMKYHQYANTANANVRRWLRQLARSGAFRTTVELTEAMDELNDLCAADVIGCGRPLSATDGHRAFGGAVRAELTTMPVHTRDLRYDQSLPKRYGKDTATLLKVLRQRVQDGNLTNEPEALRLAAERYRLRQERNAHDEGTSEE
- a CDS encoding Dps family protein; its protein translation is MKNAKSVNQYLADLALWNIKLHNLHFNVEGIPFKAIHEFLEEIYDEAFEYYDAVAELMKQQGELPVVTAKEYLKIASLKEIESKPYAVKETLEILLGDLELMRDEALKIREEADKEDNFLLANMMEDHVEFYALKIWFTRAFLTK
- a CDS encoding LPO_1073/Vpar_1526 family protein, translating into MVSYLVILLVALAFLLVCRLFFYKPAPRRRAPYVPQASRRRHAQEKVVRERLQTQSEPAWSSSTVDTTVVQSADAPSVVKEGQETRELPRLSPTAESEPGRDELAQTQIVNRENLKELVQSATKPEPATATAGAVREKEPVQQLAAAPEITDTLEDAQSLLRRQVRHFLVRYATISPDMADDVERVTALAFAKLGDVDDSEIQDMIAHIMVQEALQNAQRVYVMTPDDTVLEMVTDAFAEVALGERAETQTLLAYDALAAMTHLEQGHYRILALLLLFHYSRHADNISAAAFRRYSKKYVQPLLQDLPTEYSYYQQLEYLRCTSMARKDLPLGQVLRESYPYFFSYMGFTKEELASALGGERLPAQYLVRSAYGDYYKLAVTDAGELPDFFRTVNITDEATRNQLTELMQSRPVVYERSAVTKVLRTVSPTLARLADAWDSSMMRRSAPTLLGMYIGKLYLKEEIQEDFDLSRWL
- the sdaAB gene encoding L-serine ammonia-lyase, iron-sulfur-dependent subunit beta, with the protein product MGVFDIIGPVMIGPSSSHTAGAARLGRLARYLLGESPIKAEITFYGSFAQTYRGHGTDRACVAGLLDWAPDDPRLRDALTMAPELGLQVTIAASAAETEHPNTVRFRLTGGSGKVRELMGVSTGGGRIRMREFDGYSVDLDGSSHTLLTRHNDRPGIVAFVSQILALQDINISAMRLFRQERKRLAMMFIETDTPVANATLAEIAAHPAIEVVRTFPPV
- a CDS encoding nicotinate-nucleotide--dimethylbenzimidazole phosphoribosyltransferase → MAPRVKDYVFTSAAYPDPLHQLQLQKLGLQGALHYDFTLAQGLGLTLGLSLLDASLDMLNEMRTFGAVGVTVAEDGPGKGRQRKEVL